GCGGCGCTCCGCAGACAATCGATCAACTCGGTCTCTACGGGCGCAATGCACGCTGGTTCCTGCAGTGCCCGCTTCCGGGGGCGCTCGATGAGCCTGGATCGAAGGCCCGCGCCATTGCCGCGCGGGCGTGGACGTATGCCTGCGGTGAGAGTACCGGCCCGGTGCACCTTAACTGCCCCTTCGATGAGCCGCTCGTGCCGGACGAACTGCCGACATTTGCCGAGCGCAAGTCCATTGAACTCGTAGCGGAGCCCGCACGTGCCTCCAAGGAGAGCGCGCGGCACCTGGTTGAGGCTCTCTCGCGGGCGAAGCGGCCCTGCATCGTGGCTGGACCGTTATCCCTTGCGGAGCGCACCGCCGTGCTCGAATTTGCGGTTGCCGCCGGAATGCCGGTGCTGGCCGACGCTGCCTCGGGATTGCGTTTTGGCGAGGATTGCGGCGCGTGTGTCTTTGCGTATTTCGATGCATGGCTTCGCGCGTTGCCGGAACTCGAAACGCCCGACCTGGTGATCGAGCTGGGCGCGCAGCCCACATCGAAGGCGCTTGCCCGGTATCTGGCGCGTGCCGACGCGACGCGCATCTGCTTCGCGCAGGCCGGGCGCTGGGCCGACCCGGATGCGGCGGCGACGCTCGTGCTTGATGGTGACCCTGCCGCAACGCTGGCGGTTGCGACTTGGAAGCTGGGCGAGCTTTACACGGACGCAAACTGGATGAACGCACTGGAGTCGGCAGAGCACGTCGCCGCCAACGAGGCTGGTCTGCTGAATTCTCTGGAGAGCGGCGCAGAAATCGCGCTCGCGCGGCGCCTGATCGGGGCGCTGCCGGCCGGCGCCAATCTGTTTCTTTCCAACTCGATGCCGATCCGCGAAATCGACTGGTTTGGCGGGGTGCGAAGCGAGGCGCTCAGCATCTTCGTCAATCGGGGCGCCAACGGAATCGACGGGATCGTATCGTCGGCGTTGGGGGTATACGCGGCGACCGGCCAGCCCACGTATCTGTTGACGGGCGACCTGGCACTGCTGCACGACCTCAACGCGCTGGCTTTCTCCGCGGCGCAGAAGATCCCGCTTCAGATCATTGCAATCAACAACGATGGCGGGGGAATCTTCGGCTATCT
This Chrysiogenia bacterium DNA region includes the following protein-coding sequences:
- the menD gene encoding 2-succinyl-5-enolpyruvyl-6-hydroxy-3-cyclohexene-1-carboxylic-acid synthase → MDAAEKNLAFADALIAQLVSLGAGHFVLSPGSRSTPLTLAAARCPGARTFVNLDERGAAFFAQGISKASGKPAVLICTSGTAAANYLPAVIEASQSGAPLIVLTADRPASLHECGAPQTIDQLGLYGRNARWFLQCPLPGALDEPGSKARAIAARAWTYACGESTGPVHLNCPFDEPLVPDELPTFAERKSIELVAEPARASKESARHLVEALSRAKRPCIVAGPLSLAERTAVLEFAVAAGMPVLADAASGLRFGEDCGACVFAYFDAWLRALPELETPDLVIELGAQPTSKALARYLARADATRICFAQAGRWADPDAAATLVLDGDPAATLAVATWKLGELYTDANWMNALESAEHVAANEAGLLNSLESGAEIALARRLIGALPAGANLFLSNSMPIREIDWFGGVRSEALSIFVNRGANGIDGIVSSALGVYAATGQPTYLLTGDLALLHDLNALAFSAAQKIPLQIIAINNDGGGIFGYLPISQSGEVFEPYFRTPHGRSITGAAAALGFECASTQSLGELCDWIGEAAMGPRLLEIPVDAARSKQIHKDYWARVDARLHEAATRRAAG